In one Cellulomonas sp. JZ18 genomic region, the following are encoded:
- a CDS encoding TetR/AcrR family transcriptional regulator, with protein MPRTILSTADLRRPVVASAGVRAFARGGYHGTTIADVAREASISPAYVIKLFPTKDRLFAAALDACFDQVVDALEAGAAAAADRSPEGVLDAMGGAYAALIADRTLLLLQVHAQSVAELPEIGEAFRRGLERVVTLARERSGADDAAVQRFVAYGQLCHLLVAGGMVDLAEPWAQLLNAGIRHPD; from the coding sequence ATGCCCCGCACGATCCTCTCCACCGCCGACCTCCGGCGCCCCGTCGTCGCCTCCGCCGGCGTCCGCGCCTTCGCGCGCGGCGGCTACCACGGGACGACGATCGCGGACGTCGCGCGTGAGGCCTCGATCTCGCCGGCCTACGTCATCAAGCTCTTCCCGACGAAGGATCGGCTCTTCGCCGCGGCGCTGGACGCGTGCTTCGACCAGGTCGTGGACGCGCTCGAGGCGGGTGCCGCGGCCGCCGCCGACCGCTCGCCCGAGGGTGTGCTCGACGCGATGGGCGGCGCGTACGCCGCGCTCATCGCGGACCGCACGCTGCTGCTCCTGCAGGTGCACGCGCAGTCCGTGGCCGAGCTCCCCGAGATCGGGGAGGCGTTCCGCCGCGGCCTCGAGCGCGTCGTCACGCTCGCGCGTGAGCGGTCGGGTGCGGACGACGCGGCGGTGCAGCGCTTCGTCGCCTACGGCCAGCTCTGCCACCTGCTGGTCGCCGGCGGCATGGTCGACCTAGCCGAGCCGTGGGCGCAGCTGCTCAACGCCGGCATCCGGCACCCGGACTGA
- a CDS encoding GMC family oxidoreductase, protein MARPTQLDAVVVGSGFGGAVAAARLAQAGLAVAVVERGRRWRPGEFPRDDTRLDRGWLWAQGRGLYDVRWLDRMIGVQAAGWGGGSLVYANVFARPPHEVFDTWPEGFDRPSLDPYYDLVAHVLRVRPVGVDPLTGGVPPRTAAMEDAAARMHRPTGTLRPLLAVTFADDDAPRAGTCTFVGECMFGCNEGAKNSLDRTYLAIAERHGAVAHTSCEVDRLEPVDGGYRVHLTDHEAGERRVLEARTVFLAAGAVGTTELLLRSRDQHRTLPALSPTLGHGFSGNGDFLAFVSRPVTELQPGRGPTITTTTVVDCHIGDEKVWFQVQDGAYPAQLAGLLRSAARVPAGATAVRRRLAARPRRRPPRHRDETMALLLMGRDSSDGVLTLDHHGEARVDWRNRRNRALYRAEMRAARQTARRLGGRVRHLPSWTFLRTGVTVHNLGGVPMGADRTTGVVDHRGQVHGYPGLYVVDGAGIPASTGVNPSATIAAVAERHVEAAVRDLTGDPTWTAPERVLVRPAPVPEDAAVRAVQEWRRVHGHGYDPSPHPVHFRETMTGTATLTDAGGRATTRPLRLDLAVEVPDTATAPGRPAPHADVSGVAVLGATRVQVTGTLELFPADAGTYMRYRLAYDDGAGCRGTLVGSKTRTDGRVPHPQDLVTLPVTITHHRAGEVQHGGGTVRIEPAALVRLVASLRAGGPDRRAAAGTVARFGGWFARSAWRRAVAAA, encoded by the coding sequence ATGGCACGTCCCACGCAGCTCGACGCGGTGGTGGTCGGCAGCGGCTTCGGCGGCGCGGTCGCGGCCGCACGGCTCGCCCAGGCCGGGCTCGCCGTCGCCGTCGTGGAGCGCGGCCGCCGCTGGCGGCCCGGTGAGTTCCCGCGCGACGACACGCGGCTCGACCGCGGCTGGCTCTGGGCGCAGGGCCGCGGCCTGTACGACGTCCGCTGGCTCGACCGGATGATCGGCGTCCAGGCCGCCGGCTGGGGCGGCGGGTCGCTGGTGTACGCGAACGTGTTCGCGCGGCCGCCGCACGAGGTCTTCGACACCTGGCCCGAGGGGTTCGACCGCCCGTCGCTGGACCCGTACTACGACCTCGTCGCGCACGTGCTGCGCGTGCGGCCGGTCGGCGTCGACCCGCTCACCGGCGGCGTCCCACCGCGGACCGCGGCGATGGAGGACGCGGCCGCGCGGATGCACCGGCCGACGGGCACGCTGCGCCCGCTGCTCGCCGTGACGTTCGCGGACGACGACGCGCCCCGCGCCGGCACCTGCACGTTCGTCGGCGAGTGCATGTTCGGCTGCAACGAGGGCGCGAAGAACAGCCTGGACCGCACGTACCTCGCGATCGCCGAGCGGCACGGCGCGGTCGCGCACACGTCGTGCGAGGTGGACCGCCTCGAGCCCGTCGACGGCGGGTACCGGGTGCACCTGACCGACCACGAGGCGGGGGAGCGGCGCGTGCTGGAGGCGCGGACCGTGTTCCTCGCCGCCGGTGCCGTCGGCACGACCGAGCTGCTGCTGCGCAGCCGCGACCAGCACCGCACCCTGCCCGCGCTCTCGCCGACGCTCGGGCACGGCTTCTCCGGCAACGGCGACTTCCTGGCGTTCGTCTCCCGCCCGGTCACCGAGCTGCAGCCGGGCCGCGGCCCGACCATCACGACGACGACGGTCGTCGACTGCCACATCGGTGACGAGAAGGTGTGGTTCCAGGTGCAGGACGGCGCCTACCCGGCGCAGCTCGCCGGGCTGCTGCGGTCGGCGGCGCGCGTGCCGGCGGGTGCGACCGCGGTGCGCCGCCGCCTGGCGGCCCGCCCCCGGCGACGCCCGCCCCGTCACCGCGACGAGACGATGGCCCTGCTGCTCATGGGCCGGGACAGCTCCGACGGCGTCCTCACCCTCGACCACCACGGCGAGGCGCGCGTCGACTGGCGCAACCGCCGCAACAGGGCCCTGTACCGGGCGGAGATGCGCGCGGCGCGGCAGACGGCGCGCCGGCTCGGCGGCCGGGTGCGGCACCTGCCGTCCTGGACGTTCCTGCGCACGGGCGTCACCGTGCACAACCTCGGCGGCGTCCCGATGGGGGCCGACCGCACGACCGGCGTCGTCGACCACCGCGGGCAGGTGCACGGGTACCCGGGCCTGTACGTCGTCGACGGCGCCGGCATCCCGGCCTCGACGGGCGTCAACCCGTCGGCGACGATCGCGGCCGTCGCCGAGCGGCACGTCGAGGCCGCCGTCCGCGACCTGACCGGGGACCCGACGTGGACGGCGCCGGAGCGCGTGCTCGTCCGTCCCGCACCCGTGCCCGAGGACGCCGCGGTGCGCGCGGTCCAGGAGTGGCGGCGCGTGCACGGCCACGGCTACGACCCGTCGCCGCACCCCGTGCACTTCCGCGAGACGATGACCGGCACCGCCACCCTCACCGACGCGGGCGGCCGCGCGACGACCCGTCCGCTGCGCCTCGACCTCGCCGTCGAGGTGCCGGACACCGCGACCGCGCCCGGGCGCCCGGCGCCGCACGCCGACGTGTCCGGGGTGGCCGTCCTCGGCGCGACCCGCGTGCAGGTGACGGGCACCCTCGAGCTCTTCCCCGCGGACGCCGGCACGTACATGCGCTACCGCCTCGCCTACGACGACGGCGCGGGCTGCCGCGGCACGCTCGTCGGCAGCAAGACCCGCACCGACGGTCGCGTCCCGCACCCGCAGGACCTCGTGACGCTCCCCGTGACGATCACCCACCACCGCGCCGGCGAGGTGCAGCACGGCGGCGGGACCGTCCGCATCGAGCCCGCCGCGCTGGTCCGCCTGGTCGCCTCCCTGCGGGCCGGCGGCCCGGACCGGCGCGCGGCCGCCGGGACGGTCGCCCGCTTCGGCGGCTGGTTCGCCCGGTCGGCGTGGCGGCGGGCGGTGGCGGCGGCGTGA
- a CDS encoding MFS transporter: MSQTLQSAPPTRAARTALLSAATLTIMAPALLAPSLPAMTDDFGGTDAAGTAARLALTATSLAIAVTAPLAGVAADRWGRRRVLVAGLVLYALAGTAGWFAPTLAVLTGTRALLGVAVGAVTTAVAATVADWFTGERRRTFVGLQQAAASVGGIVFLPLAGVLAGVGWRAPFWLHLAALPVAAAVLATVRTDGRDAPAATSTSPAAADGPGGTPWRARAAGLYALVLVASALFYLAPTQVPFLLDARGAAPAVVGLAVAATTVTSLLGALAFPAVRRRVPAAAVTALGVATLGAGWLVVGWSTGVADVLAGLLVGGVGVGLVVPNLQERLAELAPPAARGRVLAGLVSGIFLGQFVSPLAAAPVLAVTGSAGAFAWAGAGALAAAAVGAATVLTRTARP; the protein is encoded by the coding sequence ATGTCGCAGACCCTGCAGTCCGCACCCCCGACGCGCGCCGCCCGCACCGCCCTGCTCTCCGCGGCGACCCTCACGATCATGGCGCCGGCGCTCCTCGCGCCGAGCCTGCCCGCGATGACCGACGACTTCGGCGGCACCGACGCCGCGGGCACCGCAGCACGGCTCGCCCTCACGGCGACGTCGCTGGCCATCGCGGTGACCGCGCCGCTCGCCGGCGTCGCCGCGGACCGCTGGGGCCGCCGCCGCGTCCTCGTGGCCGGGCTCGTCCTGTACGCGCTCGCGGGGACCGCCGGGTGGTTCGCGCCGACCCTGGCGGTCCTCACCGGCACCCGCGCGCTGCTCGGCGTCGCCGTCGGGGCGGTCACCACCGCGGTCGCGGCGACCGTCGCGGACTGGTTCACGGGCGAGCGCCGGCGGACGTTCGTCGGGCTGCAGCAGGCGGCGGCGAGCGTCGGCGGGATCGTCTTCCTGCCCCTCGCGGGCGTGCTCGCCGGCGTCGGCTGGCGGGCGCCGTTCTGGCTGCATCTCGCCGCGCTGCCCGTGGCGGCGGCGGTCCTGGCGACCGTGCGCACCGACGGGCGCGATGCGCCGGCCGCGACCAGCACGTCCCCGGCCGCGGCGGACGGCCCCGGCGGCACCCCCTGGCGCGCCCGCGCCGCCGGCCTCTACGCCCTCGTCCTCGTCGCGAGCGCCCTGTTCTACCTCGCGCCCACCCAGGTGCCGTTCCTGCTCGACGCGCGCGGCGCCGCGCCGGCCGTCGTGGGTCTGGCCGTGGCCGCGACGACCGTCACGAGCCTGCTCGGGGCGCTCGCGTTCCCCGCCGTGCGGCGCCGCGTCCCCGCCGCCGCGGTCACCGCGCTCGGCGTGGCGACCCTCGGTGCCGGGTGGCTCGTCGTCGGGTGGTCGACCGGGGTGGCGGACGTGCTCGCCGGGCTGCTCGTCGGCGGTGTGGGCGTCGGGCTCGTCGTGCCGAACCTCCAGGAGCGCCTCGCCGAGCTCGCGCCGCCCGCCGCGCGCGGGCGGGTGCTCGCCGGCCTCGTCAGCGGCATCTTCCTCGGCCAGTTCGTCTCCCCGCTCGCCGCCGCACCGGTCCTGGCCGTGACCGGCAGCGCCGGGGCCTTCGCCTGGGCCGGGGCCGGCGCTCTCGCCGCCGCAGCCGTCGGCGCCGCGACCGTCCTCACCCGCACCGCCCGTCCCTGA
- a CDS encoding helix-turn-helix domain-containing protein, with translation MPEVGVPEAARMLGVSPGRVRQVIADGSIAARQVGGRWLIDVASLPSAPRRGRPMSPRIAWALAEMSAGRRAPWLSNEEAYRLRVRRNTLAHDARPELLLRSWLASRADRHQLAAPDPRQLQDDPRLVPSGISDPRSGMSAGHQVEAYVHADAFEDVRADHLLVPADRSRANVWLHAAPLLPERPVPLLLVAADLADHDGPRELGRARELIAALTAENR, from the coding sequence ATGCCGGAGGTGGGTGTTCCCGAAGCCGCGCGCATGCTCGGGGTCTCCCCCGGGCGTGTCCGCCAGGTCATCGCCGACGGCAGCATCGCCGCCCGCCAGGTCGGCGGTCGCTGGCTCATCGACGTCGCGTCCCTCCCGTCCGCACCCCGCCGGGGCCGCCCCATGAGCCCTCGCATCGCCTGGGCCCTGGCCGAGATGTCCGCCGGCCGCCGTGCCCCCTGGCTGAGCAACGAGGAGGCGTACCGGCTACGCGTCCGCCGAAACACCCTCGCCCACGACGCCCGTCCCGAGCTGCTCCTGCGGTCCTGGCTCGCCTCACGCGCCGACCGCCACCAGCTCGCCGCCCCGGACCCTCGGCAACTCCAGGACGATCCGCGACTGGTCCCGTCCGGCATCAGCGACCCCCGCTCCGGGATGTCCGCCGGACACCAGGTGGAGGCGTACGTACACGCCGACGCCTTCGAGGACGTGCGCGCAGACCACCTGCTCGTTCCCGCAGACCGGTCCCGGGCCAACGTGTGGCTGCACGCCGCACCTCTGCTGCCCGAACGGCCCGTGCCACTGCTGCTGGTCGCAGCCGACCTCGCCGACCACGACGGCCCTCGCGAGCTGGGTCGCGCCCGCGAACTCATCGCCGCACTGACCGCGGAGAACCGGTGA
- a CDS encoding Tat pathway signal sequence domain protein → MPHATELEQHDDHPHDDHPHHPTRAPLGRRTFLALGGVAAAAVAGASGAAAHDGRSWGPRPTPHHGRRRHHGGRGGAQRAAVGFLQAATDAYPSVNTGPRLAQSYADELGLFSTAFVYDNALAIGALLADGRRSSVATARVLGDGLVFAQENDPDFDDGRLRQGYNVGPYTFYDGTPQPDGLVRADGRANVGWQFGFLGTAVGDMAWPGIGLLHLFRATGDPRYRDAAVRIGQWITTNTWSTQPLGGFSFGVDGANQPVPNGSTEHNIDCVAFFGMLRRATGDRTWDAAAQHAHAFVRRMWEPASGWFWTGTNDGVEINRDPVPLDPQTWSRLALQERRYDRALDWAGTGLAVVDDASAPTSQLPDGEQVSGVTFSTASTTSTAQYNGITVHPQGVWLEGTAQLATSLLDRDARGDRQRAERLLDQVRHAQDVLGGGQRIGGTEVDGGIVAASSLLDTGFGFGYFQVQHVGATSWFLYAATRTNPMRWGGVC, encoded by the coding sequence ATGCCGCACGCCACCGAGCTCGAGCAGCACGACGACCACCCGCACGACGACCACCCGCACCACCCGACTCGGGCACCGCTCGGCCGCCGCACCTTCCTCGCGCTCGGCGGCGTCGCCGCGGCGGCCGTCGCGGGCGCGAGCGGCGCCGCGGCGCACGACGGCCGCAGCTGGGGCCCGAGGCCGACGCCGCACCACGGCCGCCGGCGCCACCACGGGGGGCGCGGCGGTGCCCAGCGCGCCGCGGTCGGGTTCCTGCAGGCCGCGACGGACGCCTACCCGTCGGTCAACACCGGACCGCGGCTCGCGCAGAGCTACGCCGACGAGCTCGGCCTGTTCAGCACCGCGTTCGTCTACGACAACGCGCTGGCCATCGGCGCGCTGCTCGCCGACGGCCGCCGCTCGAGCGTCGCGACGGCCCGCGTCCTCGGCGACGGGCTCGTGTTCGCGCAGGAGAACGACCCCGACTTCGACGACGGCCGGCTGCGGCAGGGCTACAACGTCGGGCCGTACACGTTCTACGACGGCACGCCGCAGCCCGACGGCCTCGTGCGGGCCGACGGCCGGGCGAACGTCGGCTGGCAGTTCGGCTTCCTCGGGACCGCCGTCGGCGACATGGCGTGGCCGGGCATCGGCCTGCTGCACCTGTTCCGCGCCACGGGGGACCCGCGCTACCGGGACGCGGCCGTGCGGATCGGGCAGTGGATCACGACGAACACCTGGTCCACGCAGCCGCTCGGCGGGTTCTCGTTCGGCGTCGACGGCGCGAACCAGCCGGTGCCCAACGGGTCGACCGAGCACAACATCGACTGCGTCGCGTTCTTCGGCATGCTCCGCCGCGCCACCGGCGACCGCACGTGGGACGCCGCCGCGCAGCACGCGCACGCGTTCGTGCGGCGCATGTGGGAGCCGGCATCCGGCTGGTTCTGGACGGGCACGAACGACGGGGTCGAGATCAACCGCGACCCCGTGCCGCTGGACCCGCAGACGTGGAGCCGGCTCGCGCTGCAGGAGCGGCGCTACGACCGGGCGCTGGACTGGGCGGGCACCGGCCTCGCCGTCGTCGACGACGCGTCGGCGCCGACGTCGCAGCTGCCCGACGGAGAGCAGGTCTCGGGCGTCACGTTCAGCACCGCGTCGACGACGTCGACCGCGCAGTACAACGGCATCACCGTGCACCCGCAGGGCGTCTGGCTGGAGGGGACCGCCCAGCTCGCGACCTCGCTGCTCGACCGCGACGCGCGCGGCGACCGGCAGCGCGCCGAGCGCCTGCTCGACCAGGTGCGGCACGCGCAGGACGTGCTCGGCGGCGGGCAGCGCATCGGCGGGACCGAGGTGGACGGCGGCATCGTCGCGGCGTCGTCGTTGCTCGACACCGGCTTCGGGTTCGGGTACTTCCAGGTGCAGCACGTCGGCGCGACGTCGTGGTTCCTGTACGCGGCGACGCGCACGAACCCGATGCGGTGGGGCGGCGTCTGCTGA
- a CDS encoding ABC transporter permease yields MSRVLRSCVHDLRARPLRTVLTALSMLVGVLAVVGVSAADQLSTGYVVAAHEQLRGREATYALSTTIGPQDVAAAHRWVEGVQARIGPQDAAVGLIVETAVRGAPASAEPGAGGRVQQDLSARWVVGAVDDVYRRPLVTGSWPRAGTSGAPGVVLNEAAARRLEVTRVPATLTLGTPQDGTAAAAVVGVVADGLSEPTVYGTLVEAAEVWPASLPAGSATTYLRAGVESFGAAAPVLREAAEVAGIDLVDRDVRRVDTVEEARASARVVQSAFVACAVVALVVAGIGILNIGLASLSDRARELVVRRAVGARRLDVFVQVLGANLVVALIVSCGAVALAVLGVHVVAPALTPHTFVADPVTLPWPAVLNGTAAAVVTSLAGAAAPAVSATRLDVADALRS; encoded by the coding sequence AGCTGTCGACCGGGTACGTCGTCGCGGCGCACGAGCAGCTGCGGGGACGCGAGGCGACGTACGCGCTGTCGACGACGATCGGTCCGCAGGACGTGGCCGCCGCCCACCGGTGGGTGGAGGGCGTCCAGGCCCGGATCGGACCCCAGGACGCCGCCGTCGGGCTCATCGTGGAGACAGCCGTCCGGGGCGCGCCCGCGAGCGCCGAGCCAGGAGCAGGAGGGCGGGTCCAGCAGGACCTGTCCGCCCGGTGGGTCGTGGGCGCGGTCGACGACGTCTACCGCCGCCCGCTCGTCACCGGGAGCTGGCCACGCGCGGGGACCAGCGGTGCGCCGGGCGTCGTGCTGAACGAGGCCGCGGCACGACGACTCGAGGTCACGCGGGTACCGGCGACGCTCACCCTGGGGACCCCTCAGGACGGCACGGCGGCCGCGGCGGTCGTGGGAGTCGTGGCCGACGGGCTGTCCGAGCCGACGGTGTACGGGACGTTGGTCGAGGCAGCCGAGGTCTGGCCCGCGTCACTGCCGGCCGGGTCGGCGACCACGTACCTGCGGGCCGGCGTCGAGTCCTTCGGCGCTGCGGCCCCGGTCCTGCGTGAGGCCGCCGAGGTCGCGGGGATCGACCTCGTCGACCGCGACGTGCGGCGGGTCGACACCGTCGAGGAGGCGCGGGCGTCCGCACGCGTCGTCCAGAGCGCCTTCGTCGCCTGCGCCGTGGTCGCCCTCGTCGTCGCGGGCATCGGCATCCTCAACATCGGGCTCGCGTCCTTGTCGGACCGCGCGCGTGAGCTCGTCGTGCGTCGCGCGGTCGGGGCCCGCCGGCTCGACGTCTTCGTCCAGGTGCTCGGGGCCAACCTCGTGGTGGCCCTGATCGTGTCGTGCGGGGCCGTCGCGCTCGCGGTGCTCGGGGTGCACGTGGTGGCTCCCGCGTTGACGCCGCACACGTTCGTCGCCGATCCCGTGACCCTGCCCTGGCCCGCGGTGCTGAACGGGACCGCTGCGGCGGTCGTCACGAGCCTCGCCGGCGCGGCGGCCCCCGCCGTGTCCGCCACCCGCCTCGACGTCGCGGACGCCTTGAGGTCCTGA
- a CDS encoding ester cyclase — protein MRDHAAGLVTRWAAVWNGDLSLTPATVHEDFVSHAAPLLGGPPADAVGRDHLDAWVAGIRAAIPDLLFTVQVGPVVDDPYVTVRWLARGTYAGGIPGSAPEAVGRVVSFSGTDTLRVRDGRIAEYWANADSLWAAQQLGLVPAAAAV, from the coding sequence GTGCGCGACCACGCCGCGGGGCTCGTCACCCGGTGGGCCGCCGTCTGGAACGGCGATCTGTCCCTCACCCCGGCCACCGTGCACGAGGACTTCGTCTCGCACGCGGCGCCGCTGCTCGGCGGGCCGCCCGCCGACGCGGTCGGGCGGGACCACCTCGACGCCTGGGTCGCGGGCATCCGCGCCGCGATCCCCGACCTGCTGTTCACCGTGCAGGTGGGGCCGGTGGTCGACGACCCGTACGTCACGGTGCGCTGGCTGGCGCGCGGCACGTACGCCGGCGGGATCCCGGGTTCCGCCCCGGAGGCGGTCGGTCGGGTCGTGTCGTTCTCCGGGACCGACACCCTGCGGGTGCGGGACGGCCGCATCGCGGAGTACTGGGCGAACGCCGACAGCCTGTGGGCAGCCCAGCAGCTCGGCCTGGTGCCGGCCGCCGCCGCGGTCTGA
- a CDS encoding Dabb family protein, which yields MIVHGNRFTIRPGVPPEQLEEALESLRNQGRTIPAVRSFVVGRDHGGEFEWGATFVLDDLDGYWEYLTHPAHRNTDRVGLPIVDRFDSFDITDDDDPQIAEKIAALHQRRYDADPELTRLVSDLGEYNGSAAPGPHGKA from the coding sequence ATGATCGTCCACGGCAACCGCTTCACCATCCGCCCCGGCGTCCCGCCCGAGCAGCTCGAGGAGGCCCTCGAGAGCCTGCGCAACCAGGGCCGCACCATCCCGGCCGTCCGCTCGTTCGTCGTCGGCCGCGACCACGGCGGCGAGTTCGAGTGGGGCGCGACGTTCGTCCTCGACGACCTCGACGGCTACTGGGAGTACCTGACGCACCCGGCGCACCGGAACACCGACCGCGTCGGCCTGCCGATCGTCGACCGGTTCGACTCGTTCGACATCACCGACGACGACGACCCGCAGATCGCGGAGAAGATCGCGGCCCTGCACCAGCGCCGCTACGACGCCGACCCCGAGCTCACGCGGCTCGTGTCGGACCTCGGCGAGTACAACGGCAGCGCCGCGCCCGGCCCGCACGGGAAGGCCTGA